In one Desulfoferula mesophila genomic region, the following are encoded:
- a CDS encoding FAD-dependent oxidoreductase, whose translation MTTYRVSRKDFVVPRCSDACPAGVDVPRYIRAVRDGNFDQAVAVLRERLPLPVVCADACFAPCEDVCAYKQFGDPIAIRAIKRAAVDHGGEAWKSQKAKPEASGKKAAIVGAGPAGLTAAYYLAGKGHQVTIFDAFPKPGGMMRYGIPSYRLPEARLDRDVEEILGQGVEFKGSTLVGKDVDLAQLAKDFDAVFVASGANSSARIQLAGSDKQGVLWGWEFLRDVALEQAPAVGQKVVVVGGGNVAIDVALTAKRLGAKEVQLFCLESRAEMPAHPWEVSLAEDEGVIINNSWGPKEVVGEGKASGVSFKACTSVFDKGGKFSPIYNEGVTTQVEADTVILAIGQSPVLEFVDAAGVETAGNRIQAGADQATGAKGIFAGGDVVTGPASIIGGVAQGRRAAEAMDKYLGGDGDISEVLAAPEDEVELTPLTGQILSRQKTPHMHVWERGDNFDQVELPMSPEAVTAEANRCLQCDARTFEVILNTEYCKECGYCAEVCGVETFGPAEFFNVKGYRPMEVKSPKWCVGCFKCFFSCPDFAIDVVEKNA comes from the coding sequence ATGACAACCTACCGGGTTTCGCGAAAGGACTTTGTGGTCCCCCGGTGTTCCGACGCATGCCCCGCCGGGGTTGACGTCCCCCGCTACATTCGGGCGGTCAGGGACGGCAACTTCGACCAGGCGGTGGCGGTGCTGCGTGAGCGCCTGCCCCTGCCGGTGGTTTGCGCCGACGCCTGCTTCGCCCCTTGCGAGGACGTTTGCGCCTACAAGCAGTTCGGCGACCCCATTGCCATCCGGGCCATAAAACGGGCGGCGGTGGATCACGGCGGCGAGGCTTGGAAGAGCCAAAAGGCCAAACCGGAAGCCAGCGGCAAGAAGGCGGCCATCGTGGGCGCCGGCCCGGCGGGCCTCACCGCGGCCTACTATCTGGCCGGCAAGGGTCACCAGGTAACCATCTTCGACGCCTTCCCCAAGCCTGGCGGCATGATGCGCTACGGCATCCCCAGCTACCGCTTGCCCGAGGCCCGCTTGGACCGCGACGTGGAAGAAATCCTGGGCCAGGGGGTTGAGTTCAAGGGCTCCACCCTGGTGGGCAAGGACGTGGACCTGGCCCAGTTGGCCAAGGACTTCGACGCGGTTTTCGTGGCCAGCGGCGCCAACTCCTCGGCCCGCATCCAGCTTGCCGGTTCGGACAAGCAGGGGGTGCTCTGGGGTTGGGAGTTCCTGCGCGACGTGGCCCTGGAACAGGCCCCGGCGGTGGGCCAAAAGGTGGTGGTGGTCGGCGGCGGCAACGTGGCCATCGACGTGGCCCTGACCGCCAAGCGCCTGGGCGCCAAAGAGGTTCAGCTCTTCTGCCTGGAAAGCCGCGCCGAAATGCCCGCCCATCCCTGGGAGGTCAGCCTGGCCGAGGACGAAGGGGTGATCATCAACAACTCCTGGGGCCCCAAAGAGGTGGTGGGCGAAGGCAAGGCCAGCGGCGTGTCCTTCAAGGCCTGCACCTCGGTGTTCGACAAGGGCGGCAAGTTCAGCCCCATCTATAACGAAGGCGTCACCACCCAGGTGGAGGCGGACACCGTGATCCTGGCCATCGGCCAGAGCCCGGTGCTGGAGTTCGTGGACGCAGCCGGGGTGGAAACCGCGGGCAACCGCATCCAGGCGGGAGCCGACCAGGCCACCGGCGCCAAGGGCATCTTCGCCGGCGGCGACGTGGTCACCGGACCGGCCTCCATCATCGGCGGGGTGGCCCAGGGCCGCCGGGCCGCCGAGGCCATGGACAAGTATCTGGGCGGCGACGGCGACATCTCCGAGGTGTTGGCCGCGCCCGAGGATGAGGTGGAACTGACCCCCCTGACCGGTCAGATCCTGTCCCGCCAAAAGACCCCCCATATGCACGTCTGGGAGCGCGGCGACAACTTCGACCAGGTGGAGCTGCCCATGAGCCCCGAGGCGGTGACCGCCGAGGCCAACCGCTGCCTGCAGTGTGACGCCCGCACCTTCGAGGTGATCCTCAACACCGAGTACTGCAAGGAGTGCGGCTACTGCGCCGAGGTGTGCGGAGTGGAAACCTTTGGACCAGCCGAGTTCTTCAACGTCAAGGGCTATCGCCCCATGGAGGTGAAGTCTCCCAAATGGTGCGTGGGCTGTTTCAAGTGCTTCTTCTCCTGCCCTGATTTCGCCATCGACGTCGTCGAAAAGAACGCGTAG
- a CDS encoding thiamine pyrophosphate-dependent enzyme, with amino-acid sequence MQYSSATLIDKYLRTRKIPSTACSGCGLGINHKVVVQAINELDLKVNDIIWGTSIGCAGRQTFATWQGDGFAGTHGRVYAIARGLRIALPPEKKIICTVGDGDAFGIGLMHLIHSARSNVDMTVIVNDNLGYQSTGGQFGFTTPQGAHTDSSPYGMFEHNLMSEGMDVMHILKGAGATFLARHVAMDGQRAVESVKRAILNPGFSLVHMPYPCPTNFASRELGSRNQVNIYRWIKERAKPLEEADENTVWATGVWHDATGSRPEFSEHVWGAVNKIRKTGAL; translated from the coding sequence ATGCAGTACTCATCCGCCACCCTTATCGATAAGTACCTACGCACCCGCAAGATCCCCAGCACGGCCTGTTCCGGCTGCGGTTTGGGCATCAACCACAAAGTGGTCGTGCAGGCCATCAACGAACTGGATCTGAAGGTCAACGACATAATCTGGGGCACCTCCATCGGCTGCGCCGGGCGCCAGACCTTCGCCACCTGGCAGGGCGACGGCTTCGCCGGCACCCACGGCCGGGTCTACGCCATCGCCCGTGGCCTCAGGATCGCCCTACCGCCGGAGAAGAAGATCATCTGCACGGTGGGCGACGGCGACGCCTTCGGCATCGGCCTGATGCACCTGATCCACTCCGCCCGCTCCAACGTGGACATGACCGTCATCGTCAACGACAACCTGGGCTACCAGTCCACCGGCGGCCAGTTCGGCTTCACCACCCCCCAGGGGGCGCACACCGACTCCAGCCCCTACGGCATGTTCGAGCACAACCTGATGAGCGAGGGCATGGACGTAATGCACATCCTCAAGGGGGCCGGGGCCACCTTCCTGGCCCGCCACGTGGCCATGGACGGCCAGCGCGCGGTGGAAAGCGTGAAGCGGGCCATCTTGAACCCCGGCTTCTCCCTGGTGCACATGCCTTATCCCTGCCCCACCAACTTCGCCTCCCGCGAGCTGGGCTCGCGCAACCAGGTGAACATCTACCGGTGGATCAAGGAGCGGGCCAAGCCCCTGGAAGAGGCTGATGAAAACACCGTGTGGGCCACCGGCGTCTGGCACGATGCCACCGGTTCCCGGCCCGAATTCAGCGAACACGTCTGGGGAGCGGTGAACAAGATCAGAAAGACGGGTGCGCTATGA
- a CDS encoding 2-oxoacid:acceptor oxidoreductase family protein, whose protein sequence is MKDRLEIVASGFGGQGVVRLGQVLGEAAVKEGLRVTMLKSHGTEMRGGYVRSQVVLSPKTIDSPMCENPDFFIALSSAAYNRFKDTVPENGVILFDPAFVEEIDEKLACSQRELPAKQLAMDHFDRPIFSNSIALGAMAKLLEGEMDKEIILESLLEIIPKFHDKNREAFQVGYDYMK, encoded by the coding sequence ATGAAAGACAGACTGGAGATAGTGGCCAGCGGCTTCGGCGGCCAGGGCGTGGTGCGCCTGGGCCAGGTATTGGGCGAGGCCGCGGTGAAAGAGGGCCTGAGGGTGACCATGCTCAAGAGCCACGGCACCGAGATGCGCGGCGGCTACGTGCGCAGCCAGGTGGTGCTCTCGCCCAAGACCATCGACAGCCCCATGTGCGAAAACCCCGACTTCTTCATCGCCCTGTCCTCGGCGGCCTACAACCGCTTCAAGGACACGGTGCCCGAGAACGGGGTGATCCTGTTCGATCCCGCCTTCGTGGAGGAGATCGACGAAAAGCTGGCCTGCAGCCAGCGGGAGCTGCCGGCCAAGCAGTTGGCCATGGACCACTTCGACCGTCCCATCTTCAGTAACTCCATCGCCCTGGGGGCCATGGCCAAGTTGCTGGAGGGGGAAATGGACAAGGAAATTATCTTGGAGAGCCTCTTGGAGATCATTCCCAAGTTCCATGACAAGAACCGGGAAGCCTTCCAGGTAGGCTACGACTATATGAAGTGA
- a CDS encoding AMP-binding protein, with amino-acid sequence MRTIRYFVDKHAAEQPDKTFLVAPEPGLELSYADLKESCLKLADFYFAKGLAKGDKVSFMMGNSLQSARIIVGTMYAGLVVAPLNLQAQPDQLSYVLEHSDCKLVFVTEFQRERLEAALVNVKRPIEVMVIERNAAEILPPSCSAPESLPPVSEDDPALLLYTSGTTGVPKGVILTHKNMCAGGEYVVEAHDLVKDDVALCSLVLYHINALVVSLMSTVVLGSTVVVPNKFSVGEFWPLISDYRCTWFSVVPTIISYLVSGSEIEGQGYRLEQLRFGRSASSALPPSLHHQFEEKFKVGIVETMGLTETAAPVFSNPMDPGKRKYGSPGCAVGNTAKIIDEHGKELPRGTIGEIMIKGDNVMKEYYKNPEVTAKTLEPDGWLHTGDLGYMDEDGFVFVTGRLKELIIKGGENIAPREIDEAAYKHPSVLDAAAVGIPDKHYGEEILLCVTLKPDCTCTLEDLGAHCLEHLGKYKSPKEIRILEEMPKGPSGKIQRLKLPEMLGYK; translated from the coding sequence ATGCGCACCATTAGATATTTTGTGGATAAACATGCCGCCGAGCAGCCGGATAAGACCTTTTTAGTCGCTCCGGAGCCCGGCCTGGAACTCAGCTACGCCGATCTCAAGGAAAGCTGCCTCAAGCTTGCCGACTTTTATTTTGCCAAGGGCCTTGCCAAGGGAGACAAGGTCTCGTTCATGATGGGCAACAGCCTGCAAAGCGCCCGGATTATCGTGGGCACCATGTACGCCGGGCTGGTGGTGGCCCCCCTGAACCTGCAGGCCCAGCCCGACCAGCTCAGCTATGTGTTGGAGCACTCCGACTGCAAGCTGGTTTTCGTCACCGAGTTCCAGCGCGAGCGCCTGGAGGCGGCGCTGGTCAACGTAAAGCGTCCCATCGAGGTCATGGTCATCGAGCGCAACGCCGCGGAGATTCTGCCGCCCTCATGCTCCGCGCCTGAAAGCCTGCCTCCGGTCTCGGAAGATGACCCGGCGCTTTTGCTCTACACCTCGGGCACCACCGGGGTGCCCAAGGGGGTGATCCTCACCCACAAGAACATGTGCGCCGGCGGCGAGTACGTCGTCGAGGCCCATGACTTGGTCAAGGACGACGTGGCCCTGTGCTCCCTGGTGCTCTATCACATCAACGCCCTGGTGGTGTCGCTGATGTCCACCGTGGTGCTGGGCTCCACGGTGGTGGTGCCCAACAAGTTCAGCGTGGGCGAGTTCTGGCCCCTGATCAGCGACTATCGCTGTACCTGGTTCAGCGTGGTGCCCACCATCATCTCCTACCTGGTCAGCGGCAGCGAGATAGAGGGCCAGGGCTACCGCCTGGAGCAGCTTCGCTTCGGGCGCAGCGCTTCTAGCGCCCTGCCGCCTTCGTTGCATCACCAGTTCGAGGAAAAGTTCAAGGTGGGCATCGTGGAGACCATGGGCCTCACCGAGACCGCAGCCCCGGTGTTCTCTAACCCCATGGACCCGGGCAAGCGCAAGTACGGTTCGCCGGGGTGCGCCGTGGGCAACACCGCCAAGATCATCGACGAGCACGGCAAGGAACTCCCCCGGGGCACCATCGGCGAGATCATGATCAAGGGCGACAACGTGATGAAGGAGTACTACAAGAACCCCGAAGTCACCGCCAAGACCCTGGAGCCCGATGGCTGGCTGCACACCGGCGACCTGGGCTACATGGACGAAGACGGCTTCGTTTTCGTAACCGGCCGGCTCAAGGAGCTGATCATCAAGGGCGGGGAGAACATCGCCCCCCGGGAGATCGACGAGGCCGCCTACAAGCACCCCTCGGTGCTGGACGCCGCGGCGGTGGGCATCCCCGACAAACATTACGGCGAAGAGATTTTGTTGTGCGTAACCCTCAAGCCCGACTGCACCTGCACATTGGAGGATTTGGGGGCCCACTGCCTGGAGCACCTGGGCAAGTACAAGAGCCCCAAGGAAATACGAATACTTGAGGAGATGCCCAAGGGACCCTCGGGCAAGATCCAGCGCCTGAAGTTGCCCGAAATGCTGGGCTACAAGTGA
- a CDS encoding tripartite tricarboxylate transporter permease, which yields MVDFLTFFPQALTPINLLVLVLGVIGGLFLGATPGLSPTMAVALLVPFTFHMEPATGLVLLGAVYTATVAGGAISAILINIPGAPANIATLLDGHPMAKQGQAQKALYYCFISSLVGGLFGMIIMIFFTPPLAEISMEFGPSELFWIAVFGITVMAGLTSGSVLKGLIGGMFGLLVSIIGYSPMLGTPRFVFCDVLTGGVAIVPALIGLFAIPQVFSLIESSHKVAHEVDFKPQKGILWSTLVENLGKVKALSIGSVVGALIGVIPGAGGQVAGLIAYDQVRKFSKDPHSFGTGNPEGVAAAESANNAMVGPSLIPLLTLSVPGSPTAAVLLGGLLIHGLFPGPDLFRDHADVTYTFIASLVLAQVAMCVFGLLMSRFSHSVMKVPDLEMAAAVTVLAVFGTYSVQNSMDDVVVMFSLGTLMYIGRKVGFSAAPVVLGIILGAIAEDNFLKGKLIADTDVGVVTYFFTGTLNLVIIVLCAVSVGYSVFSEVRQYKKAKAALRAKEAAS from the coding sequence TTGGTCGACTTTCTGACATTCTTTCCGCAGGCCCTGACCCCCATCAACTTGTTGGTGTTGGTGCTGGGAGTCATCGGCGGCCTGTTCCTGGGGGCCACGCCGGGGCTCAGTCCCACCATGGCGGTGGCCCTGTTGGTGCCTTTCACCTTTCACATGGAGCCGGCCACCGGGCTGGTTCTGTTGGGAGCGGTTTACACCGCCACCGTGGCCGGCGGAGCCATCTCGGCCATCCTGATCAACATCCCCGGCGCCCCGGCCAACATCGCCACCCTTCTGGACGGCCATCCCATGGCCAAGCAGGGCCAGGCCCAGAAGGCCCTTTACTACTGTTTTATCTCTTCGCTGGTGGGCGGCCTTTTCGGCATGATCATCATGATCTTTTTCACGCCGCCCCTGGCCGAGATTTCCATGGAGTTCGGCCCCTCGGAGTTGTTCTGGATCGCGGTGTTCGGCATCACGGTCATGGCCGGGCTCACCTCGGGCTCGGTGCTCAAGGGCCTCATCGGCGGCATGTTCGGCCTGTTGGTGTCCATCATCGGCTACAGCCCCATGCTGGGCACTCCCCGTTTCGTGTTTTGCGACGTGCTCACCGGAGGCGTGGCCATCGTGCCCGCCCTTATCGGCCTTTTCGCCATCCCCCAGGTTTTCTCCCTGATAGAAAGCTCTCACAAGGTGGCGCACGAGGTGGATTTCAAGCCTCAGAAGGGCATCCTGTGGAGCACCCTGGTGGAGAACCTGGGCAAGGTCAAGGCCCTGTCCATCGGCTCGGTGGTGGGCGCTCTCATCGGGGTTATCCCCGGAGCCGGCGGCCAGGTGGCCGGGCTCATCGCCTATGACCAGGTGCGCAAGTTCAGCAAGGATCCCCACTCCTTCGGCACCGGCAACCCCGAGGGGGTGGCCGCGGCCGAGTCGGCCAACAACGCCATGGTGGGCCCCTCGCTCATCCCCCTGCTCACCTTGAGCGTGCCCGGCTCGCCCACCGCGGCGGTGCTGTTGGGCGGCCTCTTGATCCACGGCCTGTTCCCGGGTCCGGACCTGTTCCGCGACCACGCCGACGTCACCTACACCTTCATCGCCTCCCTGGTGCTGGCCCAGGTGGCCATGTGCGTCTTCGGATTGCTGATGTCGCGCTTTTCCCACAGCGTGATGAAGGTGCCCGACCTGGAGATGGCCGCGGCGGTCACCGTGCTGGCGGTGTTCGGCACCTACAGCGTGCAAAACAGCATGGACGACGTGGTGGTGATGTTCTCCCTGGGCACCCTGATGTACATCGGACGCAAGGTGGGCTTCTCGGCCGCCCCGGTGGTGCTGGGCATCATCCTGGGGGCCATCGCCGAGGACAACTTCCTCAAGGGCAAGCTCATCGCCGACACCGACGTGGGGGTGGTGACCTACTTCTTCACCGGAACCCTGAACCTGGTCATCATCGTCCTTTGCGCCGTGTCGGTGGGCTACAGCGTGTTCAGCGAGGTGCGTCAGTACAAGAAGGCCAAGGCCGCGCTCAGGGCCAAGGAGGCGGCATCATGA
- a CDS encoding tripartite tricarboxylate transporter TctB family protein, giving the protein MNRDAVVGLVCLVASVALYACLGHIEEPRAMAFPQTVIIAMGVLSALLFLQHLLFPKPGAKTAPLPWARVGGLFVIIVVYLFLLEPVGFYLASFLFFMAVVCIMGCKRLGIKQLLMWAVGAVAFTVILFVLFKVLLEVQTPQGLLI; this is encoded by the coding sequence ATGAACCGCGACGCCGTAGTGGGTCTGGTCTGTCTGGTCGCCTCGGTGGCCCTGTATGCCTGCCTGGGGCACATCGAAGAGCCTCGGGCCATGGCCTTTCCCCAGACCGTCATCATAGCCATGGGGGTGCTCTCAGCCCTTTTGTTCCTGCAACACCTGCTTTTTCCCAAGCCGGGGGCCAAGACGGCGCCCTTGCCCTGGGCCAGGGTGGGCGGTCTTTTCGTAATCATCGTGGTCTACCTGTTTTTGCTAGAGCCGGTGGGCTTTTATCTGGCCTCGTTCCTGTTTTTCATGGCCGTGGTGTGCATCATGGGATGCAAGCGGCTGGGTATCAAGCAGTTGTTGATGTGGGCGGTGGGCGCAGTCGCCTTCACCGTCATTCTTTTCGTTCTCTTCAAAGTCCTATTGGAGGTGCAAACGCCGCAGGGCCTGTTGATCTGA
- a CDS encoding tripartite tricarboxylate transporter substrate binding protein — protein sequence MKFKKLLTCLAVAALTGALLLALGLPAMAEGYPDKPISMIVTYSPGGATDFQARLVTMLANDDKYLGQPIVIINKPGAGGQVGWNWFVEKGSKDGYTIATYNVPHFIAQSIMYPTKYNINTFEAVANWGADPAVLIVPKDSPFNSAKDLVAFAKANPGKVTVSGAGMYVGHHIATMQLMKAAGIKLTYIPEKGGVPAMQSVISGKVKAGFNNLSDAYRNQDRIKILAVADLERHDFLPKVPTLKEEGYDVDNSSVNYRGVILPKGASPEVIAKLADVFPKMFNDKKVQAKMKASGSPMKVMTRDQVIKMFKERQAYLEGLLAELKKKK from the coding sequence ATGAAGTTTAAGAAGCTGTTAACTTGTTTGGCGGTGGCGGCCCTGACCGGGGCTCTGCTGCTGGCCTTGGGCTTGCCGGCCATGGCCGAAGGCTATCCGGACAAACCCATCAGCATGATCGTCACCTACTCGCCGGGCGGAGCCACGGACTTCCAGGCCCGTCTGGTAACCATGCTGGCCAACGACGACAAGTATCTGGGCCAGCCCATTGTCATCATCAACAAGCCCGGCGCCGGCGGCCAGGTGGGCTGGAACTGGTTCGTGGAGAAGGGGAGCAAGGACGGCTACACCATAGCCACCTACAACGTGCCCCACTTCATCGCCCAGAGCATCATGTACCCCACCAAGTACAACATCAACACCTTTGAGGCGGTGGCCAACTGGGGCGCCGACCCCGCGGTGCTCATCGTGCCCAAGGACAGCCCCTTCAACAGCGCCAAGGACCTGGTGGCCTTTGCCAAGGCCAATCCCGGCAAGGTCACCGTGTCGGGCGCGGGCATGTACGTGGGCCATCACATCGCCACCATGCAGCTCATGAAGGCCGCGGGCATCAAGCTGACCTACATCCCTGAAAAGGGCGGGGTGCCGGCCATGCAGTCGGTGATTTCCGGCAAGGTCAAGGCGGGCTTCAACAACCTGTCGGACGCCTACCGCAACCAGGACCGCATCAAGATTTTGGCCGTGGCCGACCTGGAGCGTCACGACTTCCTGCCCAAGGTTCCCACCTTGAAGGAAGAGGGCTATGACGTGGACAACTCCAGCGTGAACTACCGCGGGGTGATCCTGCCCAAGGGCGCCTCCCCGGAGGTGATCGCCAAGCTGGCCGATGTCTTCCCCAAGATGTTCAACGACAAGAAGGTCCAGGCCAAGATGAAGGCCTCCGGCAGCCCCATGAAGGTGATGACCCGCGACCAGGTCATCAAGATGTTCAAGGAGCGCCAGGCTTATCTGGAAGGCCTGTTGGCCGAGCTCAAGAAGAAGAAGTAG
- the fdhF gene encoding formate dehydrogenase subunit alpha, translating into MDYKSTLTVCPYCGCGCSFYLETIDGKLVGTKPSATSPVNNGKLCVKGWKVHEFVQSPRRLTKPMLRKNGEMVEVSWDEALDFVADKLKEIKAEHGPDSIAFLASAKITNEDNYVLQKFARAGVGTNSVDHCARLUHSSTVAGLAAAFGSGAMTNSIEELATADTIFVIGSNTTAAHPLVADRLYRAKKNGATIIVADPRKIQLALTADLYVSQALGSDAALINGIAHIIIKEGWQNQQFIDEHTEGYEAFKALVETYTPERTTELTGVSKEDLYFIAEKYAKATAGSIVYCMGITQHTSGVDNVKSLANLAMLTGQIGRESTGVNPLRGQNNVQGACDMGGLPDVYPGYQKVDVPDNQAKFSQAWGAELSLKPGLKIPEMLTGLNDGSVKALFVVGENPMMSDPDQHHVEQALKKAELLVVQDIFDHQTLQLADVFLPGASYAEKDGTFSNTERRVQRLHKAVEPVGESKADWEITQEISNRFGYPMNYASPAEIMDEIAQVTPQYGGINYERLEGEGLLWPCPTTDHPGTKFLHSGGKFARGKGLFHAIEWRAPAEVVDEEYPLWLTTGRAHVHYHTGTMTRNSPSLHALMPEGFVEINPAEAEQLGVGEGEMLKLTTRRGSIEAKAMITERVRPGMVFVPFHFMEACANVLTNPALDPLCKIPEFKVCAVKLDKAA; encoded by the coding sequence ATGGATTACAAAAGCACCTTGACCGTTTGCCCCTACTGCGGCTGCGGGTGCAGTTTTTATTTGGAGACCATAGACGGCAAGCTGGTGGGCACCAAGCCCTCGGCCACCAGCCCGGTGAACAACGGCAAGCTGTGCGTCAAGGGCTGGAAGGTGCACGAGTTCGTGCAGAGCCCCCGGCGGCTCACCAAGCCCATGCTGCGCAAGAACGGCGAGATGGTGGAGGTCTCCTGGGACGAGGCCCTGGACTTCGTGGCCGACAAGCTAAAAGAGATCAAGGCCGAGCACGGACCGGACTCCATCGCCTTCTTGGCCTCGGCCAAGATCACCAACGAGGACAACTACGTCCTGCAAAAGTTCGCCCGCGCGGGGGTCGGCACCAACAGCGTCGATCACTGCGCCCGTCTCTGACACAGCTCCACGGTGGCCGGTCTGGCCGCCGCCTTCGGTTCCGGCGCCATGACCAACTCCATCGAGGAGTTGGCCACGGCCGACACCATCTTCGTGATTGGCTCCAACACCACCGCCGCCCACCCCCTGGTGGCCGACCGGCTGTACCGGGCCAAAAAGAACGGGGCCACCATCATCGTGGCCGACCCCCGCAAGATTCAACTGGCGCTCACCGCCGACCTGTACGTGAGCCAGGCCCTGGGCTCCGACGCCGCCCTGATCAACGGCATCGCCCACATCATTATTAAAGAGGGCTGGCAGAACCAGCAGTTCATCGACGAGCACACCGAGGGCTACGAGGCCTTCAAGGCGCTGGTGGAGACCTACACCCCCGAGCGCACCACCGAGCTCACCGGGGTGTCCAAGGAGGACCTCTATTTCATCGCCGAGAAGTACGCCAAGGCCACGGCGGGCTCCATCGTCTATTGCATGGGCATAACCCAGCACACCTCGGGGGTGGACAACGTGAAGAGCCTGGCCAACCTGGCCATGCTCACCGGCCAGATCGGCCGCGAGTCCACCGGCGTGAACCCCCTGCGCGGCCAGAACAACGTGCAGGGCGCCTGCGACATGGGCGGCCTGCCCGACGTCTACCCCGGCTATCAGAAGGTGGACGTGCCCGACAACCAGGCCAAGTTCTCCCAGGCCTGGGGAGCCGAGCTGAGCCTGAAGCCGGGCCTCAAGATCCCGGAAATGCTCACCGGCCTGAACGACGGCTCGGTGAAGGCGCTGTTCGTGGTGGGCGAGAACCCCATGATGAGCGACCCGGACCAGCACCACGTGGAGCAGGCCCTCAAAAAGGCCGAGCTGTTGGTGGTCCAGGACATCTTCGACCACCAGACGTTGCAGTTGGCCGACGTTTTCCTGCCCGGCGCCTCCTACGCCGAAAAGGACGGCACCTTCAGCAACACCGAGCGCCGGGTGCAGCGTTTGCACAAGGCGGTGGAGCCGGTGGGCGAGTCCAAGGCCGACTGGGAGATCACCCAGGAGATCAGCAACCGCTTCGGCTATCCCATGAACTACGCCTCCCCGGCCGAGATCATGGACGAGATCGCCCAGGTGACTCCCCAGTACGGAGGCATCAACTACGAGCGCCTGGAGGGCGAGGGGCTGTTGTGGCCCTGCCCCACCACCGATCACCCCGGCACCAAGTTCCTGCACTCCGGGGGCAAGTTCGCCCGGGGCAAGGGCCTGTTCCACGCCATCGAGTGGCGGGCCCCGGCCGAGGTGGTGGACGAGGAATACCCCCTGTGGCTCACCACCGGGCGGGCCCACGTGCACTATCACACCGGCACCATGACCCGCAACTCCCCCTCGCTGCACGCCCTGATGCCCGAGGGCTTCGTGGAGATAAACCCGGCGGAGGCCGAGCAGCTGGGGGTGGGCGAGGGCGAGATGCTCAAGCTGACCACCCGGCGCGGCAGCATCGAGGCCAAGGCCATGATCACCGAGCGGGTGCGGCCGGGCATGGTGTTCGTGCCCTTCCACTTCATGGAGGCCTGCGCCAACGTGCTCACCAACCCGGCCCTGGACCCGCTGTGCAAGATCCCGGAGTTCAAGGTCTGCGCGGTCAAGCTGGACAAGGCGGCCTAG
- a CDS encoding 4Fe-4S binding protein has translation MDTKQKIIARAKELLTSGEIDGFLALKQEGVHIAPHLFTDPEELDSLSLGDGQGLGDARYPLVKLLYSLAQRFPQEKFGVMVRGCDERALTQLAKEDRSSPLRAGRVVPVGFSCPEELAKACECAKPWPDALVAGEKGEGFPPPEADMADLMAELQQWFGEADRCLKCLGCKNSCPVCVCHECTLEEEAMLPQRQLPPTPNFLFTRAVHMVDRCVYCGLCEAACPAGIPLKKLYRLVAQLVGQGIPLVGASPRPQPQAPAQL, from the coding sequence ATGGACACTAAGCAAAAGATCATCGCTCGCGCCAAGGAGCTTTTGACCAGCGGCGAGATAGACGGCTTCTTGGCCCTGAAGCAGGAGGGCGTGCACATCGCCCCCCACCTGTTCACCGACCCCGAGGAGCTGGACTCGCTCTCCCTGGGCGACGGCCAGGGCCTGGGCGACGCCCGCTACCCCCTGGTCAAGCTGCTCTACAGCCTGGCCCAGCGCTTTCCCCAGGAGAAGTTCGGGGTCATGGTCCGGGGTTGCGACGAGCGGGCCCTCACGCAGCTCGCCAAGGAAGACCGCTCCAGCCCGCTGAGGGCCGGGCGGGTGGTGCCGGTGGGCTTCTCCTGCCCCGAAGAGCTGGCCAAGGCCTGCGAATGCGCCAAGCCCTGGCCCGACGCCTTGGTGGCCGGGGAAAAGGGCGAGGGCTTCCCGCCGCCCGAGGCCGACATGGCCGACCTGATGGCCGAGCTGCAGCAATGGTTCGGCGAGGCCGACCGCTGCCTCAAGTGCCTGGGCTGCAAGAACTCCTGCCCGGTGTGCGTGTGTCATGAGTGCACCCTGGAAGAGGAGGCCATGCTGCCCCAACGCCAGCTGCCGCCCACGCCCAACTTCCTGTTCACCCGCGCGGTGCACATGGTGGACCGTTGCGTGTATTGCGGCCTGTGCGAGGCGGCCTGCCCGGCGGGTATACCCCTTAAGAAGCTCTACCGCCTGGTGGCCCAGTTGGTGGGCCAGGGGATTCCCCTGGTGGGGGCCAGCCCCCGGCCCCAGCCCCAGGCGCCGGCCCAACTTTAG